One window of Paenibacillus sp. FSL K6-3182 genomic DNA carries:
- a CDS encoding carbohydrate ABC transporter permease: protein MGLFNNNIRSKGYLFVRNGLIITFLILFAAATIFPIYFMIISSFGDPVEAGAMSYSIIPSKISFESYKFFFNFSPHSWDWLMNSFIVAASITVSNVFFATLAGYSFAKMRFKGKNILFAILLGSMMIPGQVTQVPLYILIVNIFELQNTYTALIMPSIVTVYNIFLVKQFMSSIPVEIIEAAKIEGCSQPKIFWHIIMPLSKTVMAVLAILTFMAAWNDFFWPFLVTNTMDMQTIQVGLKNFRFANTTYFAPMMAGATISAVPMFILFFSLQKYFLEGVTVGAVKG from the coding sequence ATGGGTTTGTTCAACAATAACATAAGAAGTAAAGGGTATCTGTTTGTCCGAAATGGTCTAATTATTACGTTCCTTATCCTATTTGCCGCAGCTACCATTTTCCCGATATACTTTATGATCATTTCCTCGTTCGGTGATCCGGTAGAAGCTGGTGCAATGAGCTATTCTATCATCCCTTCGAAGATTTCATTTGAATCATATAAATTCTTCTTTAACTTCAGCCCACATTCATGGGATTGGTTAATGAACTCATTTATTGTGGCAGCTAGTATCACGGTATCTAACGTATTTTTTGCTACACTTGCAGGATATTCTTTTGCGAAAATGAGATTTAAAGGGAAAAACATTTTGTTCGCTATTTTGCTAGGCTCTATGATGATTCCTGGCCAAGTAACACAGGTTCCACTATATATATTGATCGTAAATATTTTTGAATTACAAAATACGTATACAGCGTTGATTATGCCAAGCATAGTAACGGTGTATAACATTTTCTTGGTTAAGCAGTTCATGTCTTCCATTCCAGTTGAAATTATTGAAGCTGCTAAAATCGAAGGTTGTTCTCAACCTAAAATCTTCTGGCATATCATTATGCCTCTATCAAAAACAGTTATGGCAGTACTGGCTATCCTAACGTTCATGGCAGCATGGAATGACTTCTTCTGGCCATTCCTAGTAACGAATACGATGGATATGCAAACGATTCAGGTCGGCTTGAAAAACTTCCGTTTTGCGAATACAACTTACTTTGCACCAATGATGGCTGGTGCAACAATTTCAGCAGTTCCAATGTTTATTTTGTTCTTCAGTTTACAAAAATACTTCCTTGAAGGGGTAACAGTTGGAGCGGTGAAAGGCTAA
- a CDS encoding GNAT family N-acetyltransferase has product MTTAPDKNIIVTNQPTREQLEKIYDILDECFSVGRVFFQERLDLDSTYDPETTWFAMVDGEIAANVQIFPLSIKVGQAILKIGAMGSVGTAPNYRGMGLTHKILHAQTDYMKETNYDISLLLASKHGFYEKVGWRLIPETAYAIEKQASFEQQSSFDIIPFEPRYLDDIRFIYEQFNQNRTYTVVRNESYWDDLISWPEWKKADCLLLRRNKKIVAYGIIEKKDTEQVFINEFMYLNEAVDGVEHLFHALCQLRPSAKQILAMLPEDHKLYSFYQQHQAQSIPINQAMWKMINLHSTFQKLRPELEHRLNTNNLMADQELYIALQCGEDHIYLDYKQKLLSVSDVSHAESYVEVEVDERNLITYLMFGYNAAGATKDSAEQANILQALFPKQQAVFYLTDKF; this is encoded by the coding sequence ATGACGACGGCACCTGACAAAAACATCATCGTAACGAACCAGCCAACGAGAGAGCAGCTTGAAAAGATTTACGATATTTTAGATGAATGCTTTTCAGTAGGCCGAGTTTTTTTCCAAGAAAGATTAGACCTCGATAGCACATATGATCCAGAGACAACATGGTTCGCAATGGTCGACGGTGAGATTGCTGCTAATGTGCAAATTTTCCCTCTTTCTATTAAAGTCGGTCAAGCGATCTTGAAAATTGGTGCAATGGGCAGCGTCGGTACAGCTCCGAATTATCGCGGAATGGGCCTTACGCACAAAATTCTTCATGCACAAACAGACTACATGAAAGAAACCAATTATGATATAAGTTTACTTCTGGCTAGTAAGCATGGGTTTTATGAGAAGGTTGGCTGGAGACTTATTCCCGAGACTGCTTATGCAATTGAAAAGCAAGCAAGCTTTGAGCAGCAAAGCAGCTTCGACATCATTCCTTTTGAACCTCGTTATCTTGATGATATCCGTTTCATATATGAACAGTTCAATCAGAATCGCACCTATACCGTAGTTCGTAATGAATCATACTGGGATGATCTAATAAGCTGGCCGGAATGGAAAAAAGCAGACTGTCTGCTGCTCCGCAGAAATAAAAAAATTGTAGCTTATGGCATTATTGAAAAGAAGGATACTGAACAAGTATTTATTAATGAATTCATGTATTTGAACGAGGCAGTGGACGGTGTTGAACATTTATTTCATGCCTTATGTCAGCTGCGCCCAAGTGCAAAACAAATATTAGCGATGCTGCCAGAGGACCATAAGCTATATTCCTTTTATCAACAACATCAAGCACAATCCATACCAATTAATCAGGCGATGTGGAAAATGATCAATCTACATTCTACATTCCAAAAGCTTCGGCCTGAATTGGAACATCGACTTAACACTAATAACTTGATGGCAGATCAAGAACTGTACATAGCGCTTCAATGCGGAGAGGATCATATATATCTTGATTACAAGCAGAAGCTGCTTTCCGTTTCCGATGTTAGTCATGCTGAGTCCTATGTCGAGGTAGAAGTGGATGAACGTAATCTCATAACCTATTTGATGTTCGGCTATAATGCGGCAGGCGCAACAAAGGATAGTGCTGAACAGGCAAACATTTTGCAAGCTCTATTCCCGAAACAGCAGGCCGTGTTTTATTTGACCGACAAATTTTAA
- a CDS encoding PIG-L family deacetylase has protein sequence MSEKLTVLAIGAHVGDVELASGGVLASHSLKGDRIVTLALTAGERGVPAGQDMKEYRQQKVKEAEVFADMLGGEAIVFDYCDGELPDNQQVRMEVCDVIRLVKPNIIMTHWKNSMHKDHALTHHIVNDARFFASLSSFERELPAHFAARLYYSENWEDAVDYVPYLYVDFDQTAYDLWIDALSKHWFVTNSKSFKYMDYYKALAVVRGCEARKTYAEAFMVPAETMKVRQSSLW, from the coding sequence ATGAGCGAAAAATTAACAGTATTAGCCATTGGAGCACATGTTGGTGATGTGGAACTAGCATCCGGTGGTGTACTAGCTAGTCATAGTTTAAAGGGAGACCGCATTGTGACACTAGCATTAACTGCAGGTGAAAGAGGTGTGCCAGCAGGACAGGATATGAAGGAGTACCGTCAGCAAAAAGTGAAAGAGGCGGAAGTATTTGCTGATATGCTTGGCGGTGAAGCCATTGTATTTGATTATTGTGACGGAGAGTTGCCTGACAATCAACAAGTTCGTATGGAGGTTTGTGATGTTATCCGCCTTGTGAAGCCAAACATTATTATGACACATTGGAAAAACAGTATGCATAAGGATCATGCGCTAACGCATCACATCGTTAATGATGCTCGTTTCTTCGCAAGCCTGTCATCCTTTGAACGTGAACTTCCTGCTCACTTTGCAGCAAGACTATATTATTCCGAAAACTGGGAAGATGCTGTTGATTATGTCCCATATCTATATGTGGATTTCGATCAAACGGCATATGATCTATGGATTGATGCTTTAAGCAAACATTGGTTTGTAACGAATAGTAAATCTTTCAAATATATGGATTACTATAAAGCATTAGCAGTTGTTCGCGGCTGTGAAGCAAGAAAAACATATGCAGAAGCCTTTATGGTGCCTGCTGAAACGATGAAAGTTAGACAATCTAGTCTTTGGTAA
- a CDS encoding glycoside hydrolase family 3 protein yields the protein MKTIEQMSLREKIGQMFVTGFPSTEISPELKEVIEQYKVGNIILFSHNIENKYQLGGLVTELQQWFTTHTGIPGFITIDQEGGRVTRMPKDATNVAGAMAIASSGRPENAYAAGRMTARELKALGINFNLAPVMDVNNNALNPVINVRSYGDSAQKVSEYGIQMMKGLQGGGVMSSLKHFPGHGDTNVDSHIGLPTIEKTVEELEQLELLPFKAAIEQGAQAIMSAHILFPQIEKSGVPGTMSYTIITEILKEKLGYKGLVVSDCLEMDAIKRFYGTAKGALGAVKAGIDLVFISHTPKTVKEAIHLIEEAVAIGDLDEAVIDAAVTKILAYKAQYAVIEELDYEIVGCDVHRRANDLMRTETICRINGEIDPIQTGDEQVLFMGSYSYRTDLASSSVNQDLSFPQYMGEHFHAAYEIISIDPSEEQIKAALQKAEGYKHVVIGLFNARENRGQLALVQKLLAADCKVTAITLGRPYDLTLIDGEFCGIAAFEYSLDAFKSLIPILNGELTPTANITIQL from the coding sequence ATGAAAACAATAGAACAAATGAGCTTGCGCGAAAAGATCGGGCAAATGTTCGTAACAGGCTTCCCGTCAACGGAGATATCTCCTGAGCTGAAGGAAGTAATCGAGCAGTATAAAGTCGGCAATATTATTTTATTTTCACATAATATCGAAAATAAATATCAATTAGGTGGGCTTGTAACTGAGTTGCAGCAATGGTTTACGACACATACAGGCATCCCAGGCTTTATTACCATTGACCAAGAGGGCGGTCGAGTTACTCGAATGCCCAAGGATGCGACAAATGTTGCTGGGGCAATGGCAATTGCTTCTTCAGGCCGACCTGAAAATGCGTATGCAGCAGGTAGAATGACTGCCAGAGAATTGAAAGCATTAGGTATTAATTTTAATCTTGCGCCAGTGATGGACGTTAACAATAATGCCTTGAACCCCGTTATCAACGTTCGCTCTTATGGGGACTCTGCCCAGAAGGTATCAGAGTATGGGATTCAAATGATGAAGGGATTGCAGGGTGGAGGCGTAATGTCCTCGCTTAAGCATTTTCCAGGTCATGGTGATACAAATGTCGATTCGCATATTGGCTTGCCTACGATTGAAAAAACGGTTGAGGAATTAGAGCAGCTTGAACTGCTGCCGTTTAAGGCTGCAATTGAGCAAGGCGCTCAAGCCATTATGAGCGCACATATTTTATTTCCGCAAATCGAAAAGTCCGGCGTGCCGGGAACGATGTCTTATACGATTATTACAGAGATATTAAAAGAGAAACTAGGATATAAAGGGCTAGTTGTATCGGATTGTTTGGAAATGGATGCGATTAAACGCTTTTATGGTACTGCAAAAGGAGCGTTAGGGGCCGTTAAAGCAGGTATTGATTTGGTATTCATTAGTCATACGCCTAAAACGGTTAAAGAAGCGATTCATTTAATAGAAGAAGCTGTAGCAATCGGTGATTTGGATGAAGCGGTTATTGATGCAGCTGTTACAAAAATTTTAGCTTATAAAGCCCAATATGCGGTTATTGAGGAGCTAGATTACGAGATAGTTGGCTGCGATGTACATCGCCGTGCGAATGATCTGATGCGAACGGAAACGATCTGCCGCATTAACGGTGAGATTGATCCTATTCAAACAGGTGATGAGCAAGTACTATTTATGGGATCCTACTCCTATCGCACCGATCTTGCATCCAGCAGTGTCAATCAAGATCTTAGCTTCCCGCAATATATGGGTGAGCATTTTCATGCAGCGTATGAGATTATCAGCATTGATCCGAGCGAGGAGCAGATTAAAGCTGCGCTGCAAAAGGCTGAAGGCTACAAGCATGTTGTAATCGGCTTGTTCAATGCGCGTGAAAACAGAGGTCAACTTGCACTTGTACAGAAGCTGTTGGCAGCAGACTGTAAAGTAACGGCCATTACATTAGGCCGACCATATGATTTAACATTAATCGATGGTGAGTTCTGCGGAATTGCAGCATTTGAGTATTCATTAGATGCATTCAAATCACTTATTCCAATCTTAAATGGTGAGCTTACACCAACTGCCAACATTACGATTCAGCTTTAG
- a CDS encoding DUF1343 domain-containing protein — protein MVLNGIDSITKYRHLFEGKRLGLITAPTGLTKDFESTITILHENFNLTAMFSPEHGVRGDLDAGALVETYMDPFTNVPVYSLYRKDSKRLTKEMLDEVDIVVYDIQDVGVRYYTFIYTMLYALEDCAKAGVEFVVLDRVNPLNGVNVEGNILKPNFKSFVGNYELAVRYGLTAGEVAMMANDQMNWKTSLHVVRLEGWERSMSFPDTELTWVHPSLGIPRYETALLYTGTCLFEGTNCSEGRGTTFPFEMIGAPFIQAQQLADEMNAKRMPGVHFRPVHFKPTSSKHAGERCGGVQIYITDIQMMKPLEVGVTLLFTIRDLYEQFSFLPPVKEGSRPFIDLLGGDSMYRTENIRAKQLLEQFAEESKQFAQMKQQYHLYH, from the coding sequence ATGGTGTTAAATGGGATCGATTCGATTACGAAGTATCGTCATTTGTTTGAAGGTAAGCGATTAGGATTAATTACAGCACCGACAGGGCTTACAAAAGATTTTGAATCAACAATTACAATTTTACATGAAAACTTTAATCTTACTGCGATGTTTTCACCTGAGCATGGTGTTCGCGGAGATTTAGATGCAGGGGCATTAGTAGAGACGTATATGGATCCTTTTACGAATGTTCCGGTCTATAGCTTATACCGTAAAGACTCCAAGCGTTTAACAAAGGAAATGCTGGATGAAGTAGATATCGTTGTGTACGACATTCAAGATGTTGGTGTACGGTATTACACATTTATATATACGATGCTGTATGCACTTGAAGATTGTGCTAAGGCAGGCGTAGAATTTGTTGTTCTTGATCGTGTTAATCCGCTTAACGGGGTAAACGTGGAAGGGAATATTTTAAAGCCTAACTTCAAATCATTTGTTGGAAATTACGAGCTAGCTGTTCGATACGGCCTAACAGCAGGTGAAGTAGCAATGATGGCAAATGATCAAATGAATTGGAAAACATCGCTTCATGTCGTTCGTTTGGAAGGCTGGGAACGGAGCATGTCCTTCCCGGATACAGAATTAACTTGGGTTCATCCTTCACTTGGGATACCGCGATATGAAACAGCGTTATTATATACAGGTACATGCTTATTTGAAGGTACAAACTGCTCCGAAGGACGCGGTACAACGTTCCCATTTGAAATGATTGGCGCTCCCTTCATTCAAGCGCAGCAATTGGCAGATGAGATGAACGCCAAACGAATGCCAGGTGTGCATTTCCGTCCTGTTCATTTCAAGCCGACGTCATCTAAGCATGCTGGCGAACGATGTGGCGGGGTACAAATATATATTACAGACATCCAAATGATGAAGCCGTTAGAAGTTGGCGTAACCTTATTATTCACGATAAGAGATTTGTATGAGCAATTTTCATTCCTGCCTCCTGTGAAGGAGGGCTCACGACCATTTATCGATTTGCTGGGCGGAGACAGCATGTATCGTACGGAAAATATTCGAGCAAAGCAGCTGCTTGAACAGTTTGCAGAGGAAAGCAAGCAATTTGCACAAATGAAACAGCAATATCATTTATATCACTAG
- a CDS encoding sugar ABC transporter permease: MNQTLTKRKKLKLESDLGWGYAFIAVALIAFSLFTAYPVINAFMISLQEYRPLGSTYVGLENFVNSFSDELFWKALKNTLVYTLLTVPFNIFLSFLIAILIIPFKKRTQTIFKAVYYLPAVASGVALAVVWLWIFDPLKSGIANQVVSFFGITNQNWLGSSATAMFSLVLMSWLSSHGTAIIIYLAALLGIDNSYYEAADIDGATFLQKLWFIVVPFLKPTTLFLLVTGVIGSFQVFQNAYLMTGGGPDHATTMVGLLIFNNAFTYFEFGEAAAQSLLLAAIIAFISYLQFKFLGKEIEY; the protein is encoded by the coding sequence ATGAATCAAACGTTGACTAAAAGAAAAAAATTGAAACTCGAAAGTGACTTAGGTTGGGGATACGCGTTTATCGCAGTAGCACTTATTGCGTTTTCTTTATTTACCGCATATCCAGTAATCAATGCTTTTATGATCAGCTTACAAGAATATCGTCCATTAGGGTCCACTTATGTCGGCCTGGAAAACTTCGTTAACTCATTTTCAGATGAACTTTTCTGGAAAGCATTGAAAAACACATTAGTATATACGTTATTAACTGTTCCATTTAATATTTTTCTATCATTCTTAATTGCAATTTTGATTATACCTTTCAAGAAAAGAACACAAACAATCTTTAAAGCAGTATATTACTTGCCAGCTGTAGCATCAGGTGTAGCGCTTGCTGTTGTATGGCTGTGGATCTTCGATCCGTTAAAATCAGGTATTGCCAATCAGGTTGTGTCATTTTTTGGGATTACGAATCAAAACTGGCTTGGTTCCAGTGCAACTGCCATGTTTTCACTTGTATTAATGTCATGGCTATCAAGTCATGGTACAGCCATTATTATCTATTTAGCTGCATTACTCGGTATTGATAACAGCTATTATGAAGCAGCTGATATTGACGGCGCGACTTTCTTGCAAAAGCTTTGGTTTATCGTTGTTCCTTTCCTTAAGCCAACAACGCTATTCCTACTTGTTACAGGTGTCATTGGTTCCTTCCAAGTATTCCAAAACGCTTATCTTATGACAGGCGGTGGACCAGACCATGCAACAACAATGGTAGGTTTGTTGATTTTTAACAATGCGTTCACATATTTTGAGTTTGGTGAGGCAGCAGCACAATCATTACTTCTAGCAGCGATTATCGCATTTATTTCATACCTTCAATTTAAGTTTTTGGGTAAAGAAATAGAATACTAG
- a CDS encoding BadF/BadG/BcrA/BcrD ATPase family protein: protein MAYIVGVDGGGTKTAVTIIHDQEDALLTFTVGPINYNGGDADAIAASFEEIFNRTKLYCSNLEEVTHICIGAAGVSNPTVVHFLEKHVRDNGYIGPLTITGDQETALYGAQNAMQGIILIAGTGSICFGVNEKGEQHRTGGFGHLIDDEGSGYCIGRNLLSILVQAEDGRMTDTIIPALVYEQLGLSTVKEIIGFVYHKNTTKKDIAKLAPIMTTACEKGDAQALELAEQCAASLFELVVPVIERLELYESPIAVAGSVLQKSRFVKDALERKLARTYPQTKLILPIRDAAYGAVLLGRSKMKND, encoded by the coding sequence ATGGCATATATCGTTGGAGTTGATGGAGGCGGCACCAAGACAGCTGTCACAATTATCCATGACCAGGAAGATGCTTTATTAACCTTTACTGTAGGGCCAATTAATTATAACGGCGGGGATGCTGATGCGATTGCTGCCTCCTTTGAGGAAATTTTTAATCGAACGAAGCTCTACTGCAGCAATTTAGAGGAAGTTACTCATATCTGTATAGGAGCAGCAGGCGTAAGCAATCCGACAGTCGTTCATTTTTTGGAGAAACATGTGAGAGATAATGGTTACATAGGGCCGTTAACGATTACAGGTGATCAAGAAACCGCATTATACGGAGCACAAAATGCGATGCAAGGCATTATTCTCATTGCCGGTACAGGGTCGATTTGCTTCGGGGTGAATGAAAAGGGAGAGCAGCATCGCACAGGAGGCTTTGGCCATCTAATTGATGACGAGGGAAGTGGCTATTGCATTGGGCGCAATCTCTTGTCCATTTTAGTTCAAGCAGAGGACGGAAGAATGACGGATACAATCATTCCAGCGCTAGTATACGAGCAGCTTGGGCTAAGTACTGTGAAAGAAATTATTGGCTTTGTTTATCATAAAAATACAACAAAAAAAGATATTGCGAAGCTCGCACCGATCATGACGACAGCATGCGAGAAAGGGGATGCGCAAGCGCTTGAGCTAGCGGAGCAATGTGCAGCCAGTCTATTTGAACTTGTGGTGCCTGTTATTGAGCGACTAGAGTTATATGAAAGTCCGATTGCCGTTGCAGGAAGTGTGCTGCAAAAATCTCGTTTTGTAAAAGATGCATTGGAACGAAAGCTTGCACGAACCTACCCGCAAACAAAGCTGATCTTGCCGATTAGGGATGCTGCCTATGGTGCTGTTTTGTTAGGAAGATCAAAAATGAAAAACGATTAG
- a CDS encoding GNAT family N-acetyltransferase, whose protein sequence is MMQIRPFLIEDLSEVVELWNREATKYDYKSFTEREFQDTFIDHPYFDAECIWVGCNEKGIVGFAAGCSGDDLPLGDVAGYITSVIIDAEVAFLEFYDAFLLGIEKRFQVLGKRQAEVLFFNPIKLKWNIPSAPQHEHNNAPGISKDQPLYDALIARGYVDRATQYGMYLRLGNFSVPEDMTSKEDKANSKGYFVTPYAPSLHNGLEATLAALQNPQWEKDVVSYVKDGAPLVVAVHGNEVVGFAGPIISQPNGRAFFCGIGVHPEHEGHGLGSVLFFRMVEAFQNVGCQYISLFTGSNNPALRIYQKAGFNIEKQFSILRREL, encoded by the coding sequence ATGATGCAAATCAGACCCTTTTTAATTGAAGATCTTTCTGAAGTTGTAGAGCTTTGGAATCGAGAGGCTACAAAATATGACTACAAATCATTTACAGAGCGAGAGTTTCAAGATACATTCATTGATCATCCTTATTTCGATGCTGAGTGTATATGGGTAGGCTGTAATGAAAAAGGTATTGTTGGTTTTGCAGCTGGTTGCAGTGGTGATGATCTCCCGCTTGGAGATGTGGCCGGCTATATTACGAGTGTTATTATTGATGCCGAAGTCGCTTTTCTAGAGTTTTACGATGCTTTTCTATTAGGTATAGAAAAAAGATTCCAAGTACTTGGGAAAAGACAGGCAGAAGTATTGTTTTTTAACCCCATTAAGCTGAAATGGAATATTCCAAGTGCGCCGCAGCATGAGCACAATAATGCCCCAGGCATCAGTAAGGACCAGCCATTATACGACGCTTTAATCGCTAGAGGGTATGTGGATCGGGCGACGCAATACGGCATGTACTTAAGGCTCGGAAACTTTAGTGTTCCTGAAGATATGACAAGCAAAGAAGATAAAGCAAATAGTAAAGGCTATTTTGTTACTCCTTATGCCCCTTCTTTGCATAATGGGCTTGAAGCAACGCTTGCTGCCCTGCAAAATCCGCAATGGGAAAAGGATGTTGTATCGTATGTGAAGGATGGCGCACCTCTTGTAGTAGCTGTGCATGGCAACGAGGTTGTTGGCTTTGCAGGCCCTATTATTTCACAACCTAATGGTCGAGCATTTTTTTGCGGTATCGGTGTTCACCCAGAGCATGAGGGTCATGGTCTCGGCAGTGTATTATTTTTCCGAATGGTCGAGGCTTTTCAAAATGTGGGCTGTCAATATATCTCTTTGTTCACTGGCAGTAATAATCCGGCTCTTCGAATCTATCAAAAAGCAGGATTTAATATTGAAAAACAATTTTCTATCTTGCGGAGGGAACTATAA
- a CDS encoding anhydro-N-acetylmuramic acid kinase, with amino-acid sequence MDKQSKVEATYLVGLMSGTSVDGIDAAVIKLSPMPDKEQGVEIELLAFENTAFPKQVRNAIFELFDRANATIDKVGAMNMWLGELYAQATLSVIGKCGLEPSQIFAVGSHGQTIYHAPEENVMDGYNLHCTVQIGDGAVIANRTAIPCVSDFRVADMAMGGQGAPLVPFTEYLLFNNPEKTLLLQNIGGIGNVTVLPANASPEQVFAFDTGPGNMIIDGLVAQLFAPMTMDVGGGIAASGQVIDELLKWMQQDEYYTMPLPKSTGRERFGQQYVAQIIEWMEANNWKAEDVIATATHLTAWSIVDSYEQYIAPQHQAQQLLIGGGGSYNKTLLRDLQQLFAPYKVQVLTQEDIGGNSDAKEAIAFAVLAYYTMKRLPNNIPLVTGASQPVVMGKISWPYLGRSQEV; translated from the coding sequence ATGGACAAACAATCAAAAGTTGAAGCAACATACTTAGTTGGCTTGATGTCTGGTACATCAGTAGATGGTATTGATGCAGCGGTAATTAAACTTTCTCCAATGCCGGATAAAGAGCAAGGAGTAGAGATTGAGCTGCTGGCTTTTGAGAACACTGCTTTTCCGAAGCAAGTTAGAAACGCAATATTTGAGCTTTTTGATCGGGCTAACGCTACGATTGATAAAGTTGGCGCAATGAATATGTGGCTTGGTGAATTATACGCCCAAGCCACATTGTCCGTTATAGGGAAATGCGGGCTAGAGCCATCACAAATATTTGCAGTAGGATCACATGGTCAAACGATCTATCATGCACCGGAAGAAAATGTTATGGACGGCTATAACCTGCATTGTACTGTTCAAATTGGCGATGGTGCAGTTATCGCGAATCGCACAGCAATTCCTTGCGTATCAGACTTTCGAGTCGCTGACATGGCAATGGGTGGACAAGGAGCGCCATTAGTACCATTTACTGAATATTTATTGTTTAACAATCCAGAGAAAACACTTCTTCTGCAAAACATTGGAGGAATAGGAAATGTGACTGTTCTTCCTGCAAATGCCTCGCCGGAACAGGTATTTGCTTTTGATACTGGTCCTGGAAATATGATTATCGATGGGCTTGTAGCGCAATTATTTGCGCCAATGACGATGGATGTTGGCGGTGGAATTGCTGCGAGCGGTCAAGTGATTGATGAGCTTTTGAAATGGATGCAGCAAGATGAATATTATACGATGCCTTTACCGAAATCGACAGGCAGAGAACGATTTGGTCAACAATACGTTGCACAAATTATTGAATGGATGGAGGCTAATAACTGGAAAGCTGAAGATGTTATTGCAACAGCTACACACTTAACAGCATGGAGCATCGTCGATAGCTATGAACAGTATATTGCGCCACAGCATCAAGCTCAGCAATTGTTAATTGGTGGCGGTGGCAGCTATAACAAAACGTTATTGCGTGATTTGCAGCAATTATTTGCACCCTATAAGGTGCAGGTGCTGACGCAGGAGGATATCGGTGGCAATAGTGATGCTAAGGAAGCAATTGCTTTTGCTGTGCTAGCGTATTATACGATGAAGCGCCTACCAAACAATATTCCACTAGTAACTGGAGCTTCTCAGCCAGTAGTAATGGGCAAAATATCTTGGCCTTATCTTGGACGTTCGCAGGAGGTTTGA
- a CDS encoding tRNA-dihydrouridine synthase has protein sequence MSNEHNFWLDLPKPFFILAPMEDVTDVVFRHVVSTAAKPDVFFTEFTSTDSYCNPAGRASTRGRLTFTEDEQPIVAHIWGNKPAFFEQMSIDMKKLGFRGIDLNMGCPVQNVASNGKGSGLIQHPELAAEIIQAAKAGGLPVSVKTRLGYFEIDEWRDWLGHILKQDIANLSIHLRTKKEMSKVEAHWELIPEIKKLRDEIAPNTLLTINGDIPDRATGLKLVEQYGVDGVMIGRGIFTNPFAFEKEPIEHSAKDFLNLLLLQLDLHDKYSKENEPRPFKPLLRFFKIYVRGFRGASELRTQLMDTTSTDEVRRLVKPFLDQELD, from the coding sequence ATGAGTAACGAACACAACTTTTGGCTTGATTTACCAAAGCCGTTTTTTATATTAGCGCCAATGGAAGATGTCACAGATGTTGTATTTCGTCACGTCGTTAGTACAGCTGCAAAACCCGACGTATTTTTCACAGAATTCACAAGTACAGATAGTTATTGTAACCCTGCAGGAAGAGCCAGTACTCGTGGTCGGCTAACGTTCACAGAAGATGAGCAGCCAATCGTCGCTCATATTTGGGGCAATAAACCTGCATTTTTTGAACAGATGAGTATTGATATGAAAAAACTAGGCTTTCGTGGTATCGATTTAAACATGGGATGCCCCGTCCAAAACGTCGCATCCAATGGAAAGGGTTCTGGACTAATACAACATCCTGAACTTGCAGCCGAAATTATTCAAGCAGCAAAAGCAGGCGGATTGCCGGTTAGTGTTAAAACAAGATTGGGGTACTTTGAAATTGACGAGTGGCGCGATTGGTTAGGGCATATATTGAAACAAGATATTGCGAATCTTTCCATTCACCTTCGTACAAAAAAAGAGATGAGTAAAGTAGAGGCGCACTGGGAGCTCATTCCTGAAATAAAAAAATTACGCGATGAAATTGCACCAAATACGTTGTTAACCATTAATGGAGATATTCCTGACCGCGCAACAGGTTTAAAATTGGTAGAACAATACGGCGTTGATGGTGTCATGATTGGCCGCGGCATTTTCACCAATCCATTTGCTTTCGAAAAAGAACCTATAGAACATAGCGCGAAGGATTTTCTCAACTTACTACTTTTACAGCTAGATCTTCACGATAAATATTCAAAAGAAAACGAACCACGTCCATTTAAACCACTTCTTCGCTTTTTCAAAATCTATGTTCGTGGATTTAGAGGCGCAAGCGAACTAAGAACTCAATTGATGGATACGACGTCAACAGATGAAGTACGTCGTTTAGTAAAACCTTTTTTAGATCAAGAATTAGATTAA